Proteins from a genomic interval of Planctomycetota bacterium:
- a CDS encoding TlpA family protein disulfide reductase: MRTKTYQLIALIILSTIILAGCDKPTPPQTAQNTHAPDFTPTPKSLVWGFTLQDMNNQEVKLKDLISDKPLVLDFWASWCPTCRAEIPNVVELYNQYKDKITIVGINLDKTFADAQEYTREHNIPYPNLYDAQGMVANFYHVHGIPTIIIINAQGEIVKRDATLNDVQALVK, from the coding sequence ATGAGAACCAAAACCTATCAACTTATCGCGCTCATCATCTTATCAACCATAATCCTGGCCGGCTGTGACAAGCCAACTCCGCCGCAAACCGCCCAAAATACCCATGCTCCGGACTTTACCCCCACACCAAAATCTTTGGTGTGGGGGTTTACCCTCCAAGACATGAACAACCAGGAGGTCAAGCTGAAGGACCTGATTAGCGACAAACCATTAGTCCTGGACTTCTGGGCATCCTGGTGCCCGACCTGCCGGGCTGAGATACCCAATGTCGTTGAACTCTACAACCAATACAAAGACAAAATCACCATCGTCGGCATCAATCTGGACAAGACATTCGCCGATGCCCAGGAATACACCAGGGAGCACAATATCCCCTATCCCAACCTCTACGATGCGCAAGGCATGGTCGCCAATTTTTACCATGTCCACGGCATCCCGACCATAATCATTATCAACGCCCAGGGCGAAATCGTCAAACGCGACGCCACGCTCAATGACGTCCAAGCGCTGGTAAAGTAA
- a CDS encoding sulfite exporter TauE/SafE family protein produces MEKLVTLLNQYLESGSLIAFGVVFLAGIITSLTPCIYPLIPIVASYTGSRAEKTAVYSFFVSVFYVLGIAVTFAFLGVLASLGGRVFGNVQTNPWVNLVVGNLFILFGLSLLDVFHFPFLGSLSGSGSGKGKSIFGAFILGITSGFIAAPCTTAVLGALLTYVSIQQSIVFGGALLFTYAFGMGILLILIGTFSGFITSLPKAGNWMVGVQKFFGVAVILVGEYFLIKAGEMGLFQMFY; encoded by the coding sequence ATGGAAAAATTAGTCACGCTCCTGAACCAATACCTGGAATCGGGGTCGCTGATTGCCTTTGGCGTGGTCTTCCTGGCCGGCATCATCACCTCGCTCACCCCGTGCATCTATCCCTTAATCCCCATCGTAGCGTCATACACCGGCTCCCGGGCCGAAAAGACCGCGGTTTACAGCTTCTTCGTCTCGGTGTTTTACGTGCTCGGCATCGCCGTAACATTCGCCTTCCTGGGCGTGCTGGCATCGCTGGGCGGCCGGGTCTTCGGCAATGTCCAGACCAATCCCTGGGTCAATCTGGTGGTCGGCAACCTGTTCATCCTGTTCGGGCTGTCGCTGTTAGACGTCTTCCACTTCCCGTTCCTGGGCTCGTTAAGCGGCAGCGGTTCCGGCAAAGGCAAGAGCATCTTCGGCGCGTTCATATTGGGCATCACCTCGGGCTTTATCGCCGCGCCCTGCACCACGGCCGTCCTGGGCGCCCTATTAACCTACGTCTCCATCCAACAGAGCATCGTCTTCGGCGGCGCCCTGCTCTTCACCTACGCCTTTGGCATGGGCATCCTGCTGATTCTCATCGGCACCTTCAGCGGATTCATTACCTCATTGCCCAAGGCCGGCAACTGGATGGTCGGGGTCCAGAAATTCTTCGGCGTGGCCGTCATACTGGTCGGTGAATATTTTTTGATTAAGGCCGGCGAAATGGGCCTGTTCCAAATGTTCTACTAG
- a CDS encoding molecular chaperone TorD family protein, which translates to MTSPAIGARLTPQAQMYSILSLFFLYPDKARMTEIETTLDRGAVIINALQGRGYPLANEWRNLAAASRENMPEKYTALFISGYPATPCLPYGSVYLDKSLYGGSAEPVRKLMKEYNLAPGQGNEPLDHISIILELSGLLAANNHPLNALLEYLQHWVYEFLERLKSGAPENHFYCRLAHLAAGFLRQEMRHNKIAGFS; encoded by the coding sequence ATGACCTCACCGGCTATTGGCGCAAGACTGACTCCGCAGGCGCAGATGTATTCAATCCTCTCATTATTCTTCCTCTATCCCGACAAGGCCCGGATGACGGAAATAGAAACAACCCTTGACCGGGGCGCCGTTATAATCAACGCCCTGCAAGGCCGGGGCTATCCCTTGGCGAACGAATGGCGCAACCTGGCCGCGGCGTCGCGCGAGAATATGCCGGAAAAATACACGGCACTTTTTATCAGCGGCTACCCGGCCACGCCCTGCCTGCCTTACGGCTCGGTCTATCTGGACAAATCACTCTATGGCGGTTCCGCCGAGCCGGTCCGGAAACTGATGAAGGAATACAACCTTGCGCCCGGCCAGGGAAACGAGCCGCTGGACCATATCTCAATAATCCTGGAGTTGTCCGGGCTGCTGGCCGCCAATAACCATCCGCTCAATGCCCTATTGGAATATCTGCAACACTGGGTCTATGAATTCCTGGAGCGCCTGAAGAGCGGCGCGCCGGAAAACCACTTCTATTGCCGTCTGGCCCATCTGGCCGCCGGTTTTCTCAGGCAGGAGATGCGCCATAACAAAATCGCCGGTTTTAGTTAA